The Streptomyces avermitilis MA-4680 = NBRC 14893 genome contains a region encoding:
- a CDS encoding IclR family transcriptional regulator gives MPTSSASTTDSAKSPAPSGGVQSLERAFDLLERMADAGGEVGLSELSASSGLPLPTIHRLMRTLVACGYVRQQPNRRYALGPRLIRLGESASRLLGTWARPYLARLVEETGETANMALLDGDEIVYVAQVPSKHSMRMFTEVGRRVLPHSTGVGKALLANTPANEVRALLARTGMPAATEKTITTPDGFLAALEEVRRLGYAIDDNEQEIGVRCLAVSVPDSPTAAAISISGPAGRVTEEATEKIVPVLQQVAAELSEALATSGPTA, from the coding sequence GTGCCGACGTCCAGCGCCAGCACCACCGACTCCGCCAAGTCGCCCGCCCCGAGCGGTGGTGTCCAGTCCCTCGAGCGCGCCTTCGACCTGCTCGAACGGATGGCGGACGCCGGTGGCGAAGTCGGCCTCAGCGAGCTGTCCGCGAGCAGCGGGCTGCCCCTGCCGACCATTCACCGCCTGATGCGCACCCTCGTGGCCTGCGGTTACGTACGCCAGCAGCCCAACCGCCGGTACGCCCTCGGCCCCCGCCTCATCCGGCTCGGCGAGTCCGCGTCCCGGCTGCTCGGCACCTGGGCCCGCCCCTATCTCGCACGCCTGGTCGAGGAGACCGGCGAGACGGCGAACATGGCGCTTCTCGACGGCGACGAGATCGTCTATGTCGCCCAGGTGCCGTCCAAGCACTCGATGCGCATGTTCACCGAGGTCGGCCGCCGGGTGCTCCCGCACTCCACCGGCGTGGGCAAGGCACTGCTCGCGAACACGCCGGCGAACGAGGTGCGCGCGCTGCTGGCCCGTACCGGGATGCCCGCCGCCACGGAGAAGACGATCACCACTCCTGACGGCTTCCTCGCCGCGCTCGAAGAGGTGCGCCGGCTCGGCTACGCGATCGACGACAACGAGCAGGAGATAGGAGTCCGGTGCCTCGCGGTGTCCGTACCGGACTCGCCGACCGCCGCGGCCATCTCCATCTCCGGCCCGGCGGGCCGGGTCACCGAGGAGGCGACGGAGAAGATCGTGCCGGTGCTTCAGCAGGTGGCGGCGGAGCTTTCGGAGGCGCTGGCGACTTCGGGGCCGACGGCCTGA
- a CDS encoding DUF5955 family protein has protein sequence MTGSDEDPRVAGLRTAVSRLRRELAAHPVEFPDRGIAEDELAALAAMAVGGVPEIPRLRRSLLLIAGAIGSVSALARGLADVRGAVELFGEPPRRG, from the coding sequence GTGACCGGCAGCGACGAGGACCCGAGGGTGGCAGGGCTGCGGACCGCCGTGTCCCGGCTGCGCCGCGAACTCGCCGCGCATCCCGTCGAGTTCCCCGACCGGGGCATCGCCGAGGACGAACTGGCCGCACTGGCGGCGATGGCCGTCGGCGGAGTCCCCGAGATCCCGCGGTTACGCCGCTCACTGCTGCTGATCGCCGGCGCGATCGGCTCGGTCAGCGCGCTGGCCCGGGGCCTCGCGGACGTACGCGGCGCGGTGGAGCTGTTCGGGGAACCACCGAGGCGCGGCTAG
- a CDS encoding nucleotidyltransferase family protein gives MTENEDLVAGLLLAAGGGRRLGGRPKALLEHRGRPLVEHVAGVLRAAGSTRVYVVLGAQAAAVRERAVLPGCILVDNPDWELGMGTSLRAGLEAMHGTGVRAALVSLVDQPGIGPAAVARVRAAYTSPSTLASAAYDGVRGHPVLFGAAHWAAVAASATGDRGARAYLKAHESAITLVECGDVAEAYDIDTVADLVHLE, from the coding sequence ATGACCGAGAACGAGGACCTGGTGGCGGGGCTCCTGCTGGCGGCCGGTGGCGGGCGTCGGCTCGGGGGCCGGCCCAAGGCGCTCCTGGAACACCGAGGGCGCCCCCTTGTCGAACATGTGGCCGGAGTGCTGCGGGCGGCCGGATCCACCCGCGTGTATGTCGTCCTGGGCGCCCAGGCCGCCGCCGTACGGGAGCGCGCGGTGCTGCCCGGCTGCATCCTCGTGGACAACCCGGACTGGGAGCTGGGCATGGGCACCTCCCTGCGGGCCGGGCTGGAGGCGATGCATGGAACGGGGGTACGCGCCGCGCTGGTGTCGCTCGTCGACCAGCCGGGGATCGGACCGGCGGCGGTGGCCCGGGTACGGGCGGCGTACACGTCCCCCTCGACCCTCGCCTCGGCCGCGTACGACGGAGTGCGCGGCCACCCCGTCCTGTTCGGCGCCGCCCACTGGGCGGCCGTCGCCGCGAGCGCGACCGGCGACCGGGGCGCCCGCGCCTACCTCAAGGCCCATGAGTCCGCGATCACCCTTGTCGAGTGCGGGGACGTGGCCGAGGCGTACGACATCGACACGGTCGCCGACCTCGTCCACCTGGAGTGA
- the aceB gene encoding malate synthase A, protein MSAPAPSPLALVDAEPLPRQEEVLTDAALAFVAELHRLFTPRRDELLARRAQRRAEIARTSTLDFLPETAAVRADESWKVAPAPAALNDRRVEITGPTDRKMTINALNSGARVWLADFEDASAPTWENVVVGQLNLTDAYTRNIDFTDPKSGKSYALKANEELATVVMRPRGWHLNERHLVDSQGRPVPGALVDFGLYFFHNARRLLDLGKGPYFYLPKTESHLEARLWNDVFVFAQDYVGIPQGTVRATVLIETITAAYEMEEILYELRDHASGLNAGRWDYLFSIVKNFRDGGAKFVLPDRNAVTMTAPFMRAYTELLVRTCHKRGAHAIGGMAAFIPSRRDEEVNKVAFEKVKADKDREAGDGFDGSWVAHPDLVPIAMASFDAVLGDKPNQKDRLREDVSVAPGDLIAIDSLEAKPTYNGLVNAVQVGIRYIEAWLRGLGAVAIFNLMEDAATAEISRSQIWQWINAGVEFENGEKATPELARKVAAEELANLRAELGEEAFAAGNWQQAHDLLLKVALDEDYADFLTLPAYEQLAG, encoded by the coding sequence ATGTCCGCACCAGCGCCGTCCCCGCTGGCCCTCGTCGACGCCGAGCCCCTGCCCCGGCAGGAAGAGGTCCTCACCGACGCGGCCCTCGCCTTCGTGGCCGAGCTGCACCGGCTGTTCACGCCCCGGCGTGACGAGCTCCTCGCCCGTCGCGCGCAGCGCCGCGCCGAGATCGCCCGCACCTCCACGCTCGACTTCCTCCCGGAGACCGCCGCCGTCCGCGCGGACGAGTCCTGGAAGGTGGCCCCCGCGCCGGCCGCGCTGAACGACCGCCGCGTCGAGATCACCGGCCCCACCGACCGCAAGATGACCATCAACGCCCTCAACTCCGGCGCGAGGGTGTGGCTCGCGGACTTCGAGGACGCCTCCGCGCCCACCTGGGAGAACGTGGTCGTCGGGCAGCTCAACCTGACGGACGCGTACACGCGGAACATCGACTTCACGGACCCGAAGTCCGGCAAGTCGTACGCCCTCAAGGCGAATGAGGAGCTGGCGACCGTCGTCATGCGGCCGCGCGGCTGGCACCTGAACGAGCGTCATCTCGTCGACTCGCAGGGCAGGCCCGTCCCGGGCGCGCTCGTCGACTTCGGCCTGTACTTCTTCCACAACGCGCGGCGCCTGCTGGACCTCGGCAAGGGCCCGTACTTCTACCTCCCCAAGACGGAGTCGCACCTGGAGGCCCGCCTCTGGAACGACGTCTTCGTCTTCGCGCAGGACTACGTCGGCATCCCGCAGGGCACGGTCCGCGCCACCGTCCTGATCGAGACGATCACGGCCGCGTACGAGATGGAGGAGATCCTCTACGAACTCCGCGACCACGCCTCCGGGTTGAACGCGGGCCGCTGGGACTACCTGTTCTCCATCGTCAAGAACTTCCGTGACGGCGGCGCCAAGTTCGTCCTGCCGGACCGCAACGCGGTCACGATGACGGCCCCGTTCATGCGCGCCTACACCGAACTTTTGGTCCGCACCTGCCACAAGCGCGGCGCGCACGCGATCGGCGGCATGGCGGCGTTCATCCCGTCCCGGCGCGACGAAGAGGTCAACAAGGTCGCCTTCGAGAAGGTCAAGGCCGACAAGGACCGCGAGGCGGGCGACGGCTTCGACGGCTCCTGGGTCGCGCACCCCGACCTCGTCCCGATCGCGATGGCGTCCTTCGACGCGGTGCTCGGCGACAAGCCGAACCAGAAGGACCGCCTCCGCGAGGACGTGTCCGTGGCGCCCGGCGACCTGATCGCCATCGACTCCCTGGAGGCCAAGCCGACGTACAACGGGCTGGTCAACGCCGTGCAGGTCGGTATCCGCTACATCGAGGCCTGGCTGCGCGGCCTCGGCGCGGTCGCCATCTTCAACCTCATGGAGGACGCGGCCACGGCGGAGATCTCACGTTCGCAGATCTGGCAGTGGATCAACGCGGGCGTCGAGTTCGAGAACGGCGAGAAGGCCACTCCCGAGCTGGCCCGCAAGGTCGCCGCCGAGGAACTCGCGAACCTCCGCGCCGAACTCGGCGAGGAGGCCTTCGCGGCCGGGAACTGGCAGCAGGCCCACGACCTGCTGCTGAAGGTGGCGCTGGACGAGGACTACGCGGACTTCCTCACCCTGCCCGCGTACGAACAGCTCGCCGGCTGA
- a CDS encoding SelT/SelW/SelH family protein — MTTPHTHRVQIEYCTQCRWLPRAAWLAQELLTTFETELTELALKPGTGGVFVVRVDDEVVWDRREQGFPEPTAVKRLVRDRVAPEKSLGHSER, encoded by the coding sequence ATGACCACCCCGCACACTCATCGCGTCCAGATCGAGTACTGCACCCAGTGCCGCTGGCTGCCCCGGGCGGCCTGGCTGGCCCAGGAACTGCTCACGACGTTCGAGACCGAGCTGACGGAGCTGGCGCTCAAGCCGGGCACCGGGGGCGTCTTCGTCGTCCGCGTGGACGACGAGGTGGTATGGGACCGGCGGGAGCAGGGCTTTCCGGAGCCGACGGCCGTGAAGCGGCTCGTACGCGACCGAGTGGCCCCGGAGAAGTCCCTGGGCCACTCGGAGAGGTGA
- a CDS encoding HipA family kinase, whose translation MLREVTAVRYVTPLRAGGSVPGVVEADDLGTYVVKFTASAQGRKALVAEVIVGELARRLGLRFPELVLVHFDPTVAEHEPHQEVQDLLHASAGVNLGMDYLPGAEDFTPEIAKTFDVDPLEAGKVIWLDALTVNVDRTVHSSNLMIWPTFGIAPPRLWLIDHGAALVFHHRWDASSPEKAYDFRSHALGGYAPDTRAADAELAPRVTEELLREVLAEVPDAWLADEPGFDTPDDVRAAYVGYLAARVRASGTWLPTDFPTREQLTAEDAHRAAKTRAGRPNWLKRVPDLHGKPAAEQDWSVHLG comes from the coding sequence GTGCTGCGCGAAGTGACTGCCGTTCGATACGTGACCCCGTTGCGGGCGGGCGGCTCCGTCCCCGGAGTCGTCGAGGCCGACGACCTGGGGACCTACGTCGTGAAGTTCACCGCCTCGGCGCAGGGCCGCAAGGCGCTGGTCGCCGAGGTGATCGTCGGCGAGCTGGCGCGCCGCCTCGGACTGCGCTTTCCCGAGCTCGTCCTCGTCCACTTCGACCCGACGGTCGCCGAGCACGAGCCGCACCAGGAGGTCCAGGACCTCCTCCACGCCAGCGCCGGAGTCAATCTCGGCATGGACTACCTGCCGGGCGCCGAGGACTTCACCCCGGAGATCGCGAAGACCTTCGACGTCGACCCGCTGGAGGCCGGCAAGGTGATCTGGCTGGACGCCCTCACGGTGAACGTCGACCGCACGGTGCACAGCTCGAACCTGATGATCTGGCCCACGTTCGGCATCGCGCCCCCGAGGCTGTGGCTGATCGACCACGGCGCCGCCCTCGTCTTCCACCACCGGTGGGACGCCTCGTCCCCGGAGAAGGCGTACGACTTCCGCTCGCACGCGCTCGGTGGTTACGCCCCCGACACCCGTGCCGCGGACGCCGAGCTGGCACCCCGGGTGACGGAGGAGCTGCTGCGTGAGGTGCTGGCGGAGGTGCCCGACGCCTGGCTGGCCGACGAACCGGGCTTCGACACCCCCGACGACGTACGCGCCGCCTACGTCGGCTACCTCGCCGCCCGCGTCAGGGCCTCCGGGACCTGGCTCCCCACGGACTTCCCCACCCGAGAACAACTCACCGCCGAGGACGCCCATCGCGCGGCGAAGACCCGGGCGGGCCGCCCCAACTGGCTCAAACGGGTCCCGGACCTGCACGGCAAACCGGCGGCTGAACAGGATTGGTCGGTGCACCTCGGATGA
- a CDS encoding IucA/IucC family protein, producing the protein MDRVDPMIPMSPGDDVGPAADAYADAPLLNCLLREMGEPAGDQGVYRLRSGGRLLRVRGDRRPRDPEVYAGGAWHRLTHAELVKLVAEELRRGTGLSNSELPGEMVDSRDAVAALLGARARATPPDDPYLRSEQSLITGHPHHPAPKARGGGPVTGWLPYAPEAYARFPLVLLGVRADTVVEEGDTTALDALAEAPPGYRLLPAHPWQLDLVGARPEIRDAFADGRLVRLGRTGCAVWPTAAVRTLYAPEADLFLKFSLDVRITNDVRRLWRHDLLKLRRTDEAAANAFAAARGPAAWLSDRGYRTAGFAFEELAVLVRDGLAPHLLPGTTPLLAAALVEGFDGNPLDRLDDPRAWWAAYLRQVVPPVLDAFARHGVVLEAHLQNTLVAVDADGMPVQALFRDAEGVKLLPDVSRAAGWERLVYCLVVNHLAELAALLAERRPGTDPWPAVRRELARHDLPEVGELLASPTLPGKTNLLLRWTGADGADARYLPLPNPLARA; encoded by the coding sequence ATGGATCGCGTGGACCCCATGATCCCGATGTCCCCCGGGGACGACGTCGGACCGGCCGCCGACGCCTATGCGGACGCGCCGCTGCTGAACTGTCTGCTGCGGGAAATGGGGGAACCCGCCGGCGATCAGGGCGTGTACCGGCTGCGCTCCGGCGGCAGGCTGCTGCGCGTACGCGGGGACCGCCGCCCCCGCGACCCCGAGGTGTACGCAGGCGGCGCCTGGCACCGGCTGACCCATGCCGAGCTGGTGAAACTCGTCGCCGAGGAACTGCGCCGGGGCACCGGTCTGTCCAATTCCGAGCTGCCCGGCGAGATGGTCGACAGCCGGGACGCGGTGGCCGCGCTGCTCGGCGCGCGCGCCCGCGCGACGCCGCCGGACGACCCGTATCTGCGCTCCGAACAGTCCCTGATCACCGGCCATCCCCACCATCCGGCGCCCAAGGCCCGCGGCGGCGGCCCCGTCACCGGATGGCTGCCCTACGCGCCCGAGGCGTACGCCCGTTTCCCGCTGGTCCTGCTGGGGGTGCGCGCGGACACGGTCGTGGAGGAGGGCGACACCACGGCGCTCGACGCGCTCGCCGAGGCCCCGCCCGGCTACCGGCTGCTGCCCGCCCATCCCTGGCAGCTGGACCTGGTCGGCGCCCGCCCGGAGATCCGCGACGCCTTCGCGGACGGCCGCCTCGTACGGCTCGGCCGGACCGGGTGTGCCGTCTGGCCGACGGCCGCCGTCCGCACGCTGTACGCGCCCGAGGCGGACCTCTTCCTGAAGTTCAGCCTCGATGTGCGCATCACCAACGACGTACGCCGGCTGTGGCGCCACGACCTGCTGAAACTCCGCCGCACGGACGAGGCGGCGGCGAACGCCTTCGCCGCGGCGCGCGGGCCCGCGGCGTGGCTGAGCGACCGCGGCTACCGCACCGCCGGCTTCGCCTTCGAGGAACTGGCCGTCCTCGTCCGCGACGGGCTCGCCCCCCATCTCCTGCCCGGTACCACCCCGCTCCTCGCGGCCGCCCTGGTGGAGGGCTTCGACGGCAACCCGCTCGACCGGCTCGACGATCCGAGGGCCTGGTGGGCGGCGTATCTGCGCCAGGTGGTGCCGCCGGTGCTGGACGCGTTCGCCCGCCACGGGGTCGTCCTCGAGGCGCACCTCCAGAACACGCTGGTCGCCGTGGACGCCGACGGCATGCCCGTCCAGGCGCTCTTCCGGGATGCGGAAGGGGTGAAGCTGCTGCCCGACGTGAGCCGGGCGGCCGGCTGGGAGCGGCTCGTGTACTGCCTGGTCGTCAACCACCTCGCCGAGCTCGCGGCCCTGCTCGCCGAACGCCGGCCGGGAACGGACCCGTGGCCGGCGGTACGACGGGAACTGGCGCGCCACGACCTCCCCGAAGTCGGAGAACTGCTGGCCTCACCCACGCTCCCCGGCAAGACGAACCTCCTCCTGCGGTGGACGGGCGCGGACGGTGCGGACGCCCGCTATCTGCCGCTGCCCAACCCCCTGGCCCGCGCATAA
- a CDS encoding IucA/IucC family protein has translation MHRPATAESELAAELDAVRPGLSAPYAAALPGARAAVLTRLWRALAHEPLPWIAHREPEPGGLTLRLADGRRLHGPPSDPYATAPYVTGVRLDETSYAHPARLVSALGVPHGPALAAELDHSVASLALSRAGQPRVDPKSPTTSWEWEQRVVDGHPFHPNCRSRPGFSAAEQLAYGPEHRPVVRLGLVAVEECLVRGEWPKWLRDGERVLIPVHPWQTAHVLDAPVEDGPAAHPLMSLRTLALRDGGPDVKTALSARLTSSVRDISVYSIETSATVSEFAEAFAARTDGLLHITRTLGAATAGRPELAAVVRESPDTYADAEAAERVVPVASLTGTGLPGSPAWLAEFTRLTLTVGLRLLDLGVALEAHGQNLLVVLSATGAPLRLVYRDLADIRVSPARLARHGVPLPDLGGRLVTDDETTLRRKLFGSLVAGALAATAGSGPALREALAAAARDLPRTPDLTALLEEPLPAKALTLMRLSPDRPGDSWAQLPNPLVTRAF, from the coding sequence GTGCACCGTCCCGCCACCGCAGAGTCCGAGCTCGCCGCCGAGCTCGACGCCGTACGGCCCGGCCTGTCGGCGCCGTACGCGGCCGCGCTCCCGGGCGCCCGTGCGGCCGTCCTGACCCGGCTGTGGCGGGCGCTGGCCCATGAGCCGCTGCCGTGGATCGCGCACCGGGAGCCGGAGCCCGGCGGACTCACGCTGCGGCTGGCCGACGGACGCCGGCTGCACGGCCCGCCCTCGGACCCGTACGCGACCGCTCCGTACGTCACCGGCGTGCGGCTCGACGAGACGTCGTACGCGCATCCGGCCCGGCTGGTGTCGGCGCTCGGCGTCCCGCACGGCCCGGCCCTGGCCGCCGAACTCGACCACAGTGTCGCCTCGTTGGCCCTGTCGCGGGCCGGTCAGCCGCGGGTCGACCCGAAGTCGCCGACGACGAGCTGGGAGTGGGAACAGCGGGTGGTCGACGGGCATCCGTTCCACCCCAACTGCCGTTCCCGGCCCGGCTTTTCGGCCGCCGAGCAGCTCGCTTACGGGCCCGAGCACCGGCCGGTGGTGCGGCTGGGCCTCGTGGCCGTGGAGGAGTGTCTCGTCCGGGGCGAGTGGCCCAAGTGGCTGCGGGACGGGGAGCGCGTGCTGATTCCGGTCCACCCCTGGCAGACGGCACACGTGCTCGACGCACCGGTGGAGGACGGGCCGGCCGCCCACCCGCTGATGTCCTTGCGGACCCTCGCGCTCCGCGACGGCGGCCCGGACGTCAAGACCGCGCTCAGCGCCCGGCTGACATCGTCCGTGCGGGACATCTCCGTGTACTCGATCGAGACGTCCGCGACGGTGTCGGAGTTCGCCGAGGCCTTCGCCGCCCGCACGGACGGCCTGCTGCACATCACCCGCACCCTGGGCGCGGCCACGGCCGGCCGGCCCGAGCTGGCCGCGGTGGTACGCGAGTCCCCGGACACGTACGCCGACGCGGAGGCGGCGGAACGTGTCGTTCCGGTGGCCTCGCTCACCGGTACCGGGCTGCCCGGCTCTCCCGCGTGGCTCGCCGAGTTCACCCGGCTCACGCTCACCGTGGGTCTGCGGCTGCTCGACCTGGGCGTGGCCCTGGAGGCGCACGGCCAGAACCTCCTGGTGGTCCTGTCCGCCACGGGTGCCCCGCTGCGCCTCGTGTACCGCGACCTCGCCGACATCCGCGTCAGCCCGGCCCGGCTGGCCCGGCACGGTGTCCCGCTCCCGGATCTCGGCGGGCGTCTCGTCACGGACGACGAAACCACCCTGCGCCGCAAACTGTTCGGCTCCCTCGTCGCGGGCGCGCTGGCGGCGACGGCGGGGTCGGGGCCGGCGCTGCGGGAGGCGCTCGCCGCCGCGGCGCGGGATCTGCCGCGCACCCCCGATCTGACGGCGCTGCTCGAAGAGCCGCTGCCGGCCAAGGCGTTGACGCTGATGCGGCTGTCGCCCGACCGGCCGGGGGACAGCTGGGCACAGCTGCCCAACCCGCTCGTCACGCGCGCGTTCTGA
- a CDS encoding VWA domain-containing protein, which produces MITRQRLAVGLCALLAALTAGFAFPAGAVADETTADAPKVDLVLDVSGSMRARDIDGGSRMAAAKQAFNEVLDATPEEVRLGIRTLGANYPGDDRKTGCKDTAQLYPVSTLDRTEAKTAVATLSPTGWTPIGPALLKAADDLDGGTGSHRIVLITDGEDTCAPLDPCEVAREIAAKGVGLTIDTLGLVPNSKLSKQLSCIAEATGGTYTSVEHKEDLTDKVNQLVDRAADKVVTPVAVDGAADCAKAPTLKSGLFTDRAEFAQHRWYRVDVKPGQELRASVSLSADRQVNPDYGVLLRAVTVHNREIVRGEAAGTGRTDVVSTGLRYPKAESDDEDATAETVCLQVSHSFSPAAGVKTTPGLPLELTVDVVDGPDQAGDVASFGLGRGWWLLGALVLTGFLAGLLWGWLSRWRFAVWRTN; this is translated from the coding sequence ATGATCACAAGACAACGGCTGGCGGTGGGGCTCTGCGCTCTGCTCGCCGCCCTGACGGCCGGGTTCGCCTTCCCGGCCGGCGCCGTCGCCGACGAGACGACAGCCGACGCGCCCAAGGTGGACCTCGTCCTCGACGTCAGCGGTTCCATGCGGGCCCGGGACATCGACGGCGGATCCCGGATGGCCGCGGCGAAGCAGGCGTTCAACGAAGTGCTGGACGCGACGCCCGAGGAGGTGCGGCTCGGCATTCGCACGCTGGGCGCCAACTACCCGGGCGACGACCGCAAGACGGGCTGCAAGGACACCGCGCAGCTGTACCCGGTCTCGACGCTGGACCGGACCGAGGCCAAGACGGCGGTGGCGACGCTCTCGCCGACCGGCTGGACACCGATCGGCCCGGCCCTGCTCAAGGCGGCCGACGACCTCGACGGCGGCACCGGCTCGCACCGCATCGTCCTCATCACCGACGGCGAGGACACCTGCGCCCCCCTCGACCCGTGCGAGGTGGCCCGGGAGATCGCGGCCAAGGGCGTCGGGCTCACCATCGACACCCTCGGTCTGGTGCCGAACAGCAAGCTGAGCAAGCAGCTCAGCTGCATCGCCGAGGCGACCGGCGGCACGTACACCTCGGTGGAGCACAAGGAGGACCTCACCGACAAGGTCAACCAGCTGGTGGACCGCGCCGCCGACAAGGTGGTGACGCCGGTCGCCGTGGACGGCGCCGCCGACTGCGCGAAGGCGCCGACGCTGAAGTCCGGGCTCTTCACGGACCGTGCGGAGTTCGCCCAGCACCGCTGGTACCGCGTGGACGTGAAGCCGGGGCAGGAGCTGCGCGCCTCGGTGAGCCTCTCCGCCGACCGTCAGGTGAACCCGGACTACGGGGTGTTGCTGCGGGCGGTGACCGTGCACAACCGTGAGATCGTCCGCGGTGAGGCCGCGGGCACGGGCCGTACGGACGTCGTGTCGACGGGTCTGCGCTATCCGAAGGCCGAGAGCGACGACGAGGACGCCACCGCCGAGACGGTGTGTCTCCAGGTCTCCCACTCCTTCTCGCCGGCCGCCGGCGTGAAGACCACGCCCGGACTGCCGCTGGAGCTGACCGTCGACGTGGTGGACGGACCCGACCAGGCGGGCGACGTGGCCTCGTTCGGCCTCGGGCGCGGCTGGTGGCTGCTCGGCGCCCTGGTGCTGACCGGCTTCCTCGCGGGTCTGCTGTGGGGCTGGCTGTCGCGCTGGCGGTTCGCGGTCTGGAGGACCAACTGA
- a CDS encoding winged helix-turn-helix transcriptional regulator, with amino-acid sequence MPPRRSYDQYCSAARALDAVGDRWTLLIVRELLGGPRRYTDLHADLPGVSTDVLASRLKDMERDGLTTRRRLPPPGAVYVYELTGRGRELLPVLQALGSWGAPALAERRATDAVRAHWFALPLLRSLEGDGLAVGLLEIRLEEGRFHLHLGAAEGPAYGEGPAPEEPDARLVIDADTCMALSRETLTLHQAVREGRAEITGESALAKLLRGD; translated from the coding sequence ATGCCACCTCGCCGAAGCTACGACCAGTACTGTTCCGCGGCCCGAGCCCTCGACGCCGTCGGTGACCGCTGGACCCTCCTGATCGTCCGCGAGCTGCTCGGCGGCCCGCGCCGCTACACCGATCTGCACGCGGACCTGCCGGGTGTGAGTACCGACGTACTGGCGTCCCGGCTGAAGGACATGGAGCGCGACGGGCTGACGACCCGGCGCCGGTTGCCGCCGCCGGGTGCGGTGTACGTGTACGAACTCACCGGGCGCGGGCGTGAGTTGCTGCCCGTTCTCCAGGCGCTGGGCAGCTGGGGTGCGCCCGCGCTGGCGGAGCGCCGGGCCACGGACGCGGTGCGCGCGCACTGGTTCGCGCTGCCGTTGCTGCGCTCGCTGGAGGGGGACGGCCTTGCCGTCGGCCTGCTCGAAATCCGCCTGGAGGAAGGGCGGTTCCATCTGCACCTGGGTGCGGCGGAGGGCCCGGCGTACGGCGAGGGACCGGCCCCCGAGGAGCCCGACGCGCGTCTGGTCATCGACGCGGACACCTGTATGGCCCTGAGCCGTGAGACTTTGACGCTCCATCAGGCCGTACGGGAGGGCCGCGCCGAGATCACGGGCGAGAGCGCGCTCGCCAAGCTGCTGCGCGGCGACTGA
- a CDS encoding pyridoxal phosphate-dependent aminotransferase: protein MEFRQSSKLSEVCYEIRGPVIEHANALEEAGHSVLRLNTGNPALFGFEAPEEILQDMIRMLPRAHGYTDSRGVLSARRAVAQRYQDRGLEVDVDDVFLGNGVSELVSMAVQALIEDGDEVLIPAPDFPLWTAVTTLAGGKAVHYLCDEQADWYPDLADMAAKITDRTRAVVIINPNNPTGAVYPKEIVEGILDLARRHGLMVFADEIYDQILYDDAVHHSAAALAPDLVVLTFCGLSKTYRVAGFRSGWLVVTGPKQHARSYLEGLTMLASMRLCANAPAQYAIQAALGGRQSIQELTAPGGRLYEQRDRAWQKLNEIPGVSCVKPKGALYAFPRIDPTVHKIHDDEKFVLDLLLREKIQVVQGTGFNWPRPDHFRILTLPHADDLDAAISRIGRFLSGYRQ, encoded by the coding sequence ATGGAGTTCCGGCAGTCGAGCAAGCTCAGCGAGGTCTGTTACGAGATCCGCGGCCCGGTGATCGAGCACGCCAACGCGCTGGAGGAGGCGGGCCACAGCGTGCTGCGCCTGAACACCGGCAACCCCGCGCTCTTCGGCTTCGAGGCGCCCGAGGAGATCCTCCAGGACATGATCCGGATGCTCCCCCGGGCGCACGGCTACACCGACTCGCGCGGCGTCCTCTCCGCCCGCCGCGCCGTGGCCCAGCGCTACCAGGACCGTGGCCTGGAGGTCGACGTCGACGACGTGTTCCTGGGCAACGGCGTCTCCGAACTCGTCTCGATGGCCGTACAGGCGCTGATCGAGGACGGCGACGAAGTCCTCATCCCGGCCCCGGACTTCCCCCTCTGGACGGCCGTCACCACGCTCGCGGGCGGCAAGGCGGTGCACTACCTCTGCGACGAGCAGGCCGACTGGTACCCGGACCTGGCGGACATGGCCGCGAAGATCACCGACCGCACGCGCGCCGTGGTCATCATCAACCCCAACAACCCCACCGGCGCGGTCTATCCGAAGGAGATCGTCGAGGGCATCCTCGATCTCGCCCGTCGGCACGGCCTGATGGTGTTCGCGGACGAGATCTACGACCAGATCCTGTACGACGACGCCGTGCACCACTCGGCCGCCGCCCTCGCGCCCGACCTGGTGGTCCTCACCTTCTGCGGCCTGTCGAAGACGTACCGCGTGGCCGGCTTCCGGTCCGGCTGGCTGGTCGTCACGGGCCCCAAGCAGCACGCCCGCAGCTATCTGGAGGGCCTGACGATGCTCGCCTCCATGCGGCTGTGCGCGAACGCCCCCGCCCAGTACGCGATCCAGGCCGCGCTCGGCGGCCGCCAGTCCATCCAGGAGCTGACCGCACCGGGCGGCCGGCTGTACGAGCAGCGCGACCGCGCCTGGCAGAAGCTCAACGAGATCCCGGGCGTCTCGTGCGTGAAGCCGAAGGGCGCGTTGTACGCGTTCCCGCGCATCGACCCCACCGTGCACAAGATCCACGACGACGAGAAGTTCGTCCTGGACCTGCTGCTGCGGGAGAAGATCCAGGTGGTCCAGGGCACCGGCTTCAACTGGCCCCGCCCCGACCACTTCCGCATCCTCACGCTCCCCCACGCGGACGACCTGGACGCGGCGATCAGCCGGATCGGGCGGTTCCTGAGCGGGTACCGGCAGTAA